The genomic DNA TTTTCCCTGTTACTGTAAGGCAATCACCATGAAGCATTCCTTTCTCAAGCATGAGCTTCATCACAGCTGGAATTCCGCCTGCGTGGTGAAGATCTTCCATCAGATATTTGCCGCTGGGTTTCAGGTCTGCGAGGCAGGGAGTGTTATTGCTTAGTCGTTGAAAATCGTCGAGATTTAGTTTTACGCCAACAGAACGAGCCATAGCAATTAAGTGTAAAACGGCATTGGTTGACCCGCCCAGTACCATCACCAGTCTTATTGCATTCTCAAATGCGCGGAAGGTCATAATATCAGAAGGGCAGATGTTTTTCTCGAGAAGTATTCGCATGTATTTTCCGGCCTCGGCACATTCGTGTTTTTTTTCGAGGCTCATAGCCGGGTTCGAAGAACTGTATGGCAAAGCCATGCCCAGTGCTTCTATTGCCGATGCCATTGTGTTGGCGGTGTACATTCCTCCGCAAGCACCTGCACCGGGGCAGGCATTGCGTATTATGGCCTTAAAATCGAAGTCGGAAATTTTCTCGCTGAATTTCTGTCCCAGTGCTTCAAATGCTGAAACGATATTCAGTTTCTCTCCGTTGTGTGAACCAGAGTGTATGGTGCCGCCGTAAACCATTATCGACGGACGGTTTAGCCTGCCCATGGCAATGAGTGAACCGGGCATGTTTTTATCGCAGCCAACTACCGCAATCACTCCATCGTACCAGTGAGCATTAACGACCGTTTCAATACTGTCGGCAATAATTTCTCTTGACACCAGAGAGTACTTCATGCCGCTGGTTCCATTGGCAATTCCATCACTTACGCCAATGGTGTTGAAAATCAGTCCCACCAGTCCATGGTCTGCAACTCCTTTCTTTACATCAAGAGCCAGGCCGTTTAAATGCATGTTGCAGGTATTGCCTTCGTATCCGGTTGATACAATGCCAACCTGTGCTTTGTCGAAATCTGCTTCCTTAAGCCCAATTCCAAAGAGCATAGCCTGTGATCCCGGTTGTGTAGGGTCTTGTGTGAGTGTGGCGCTGTATCTGTTGAGTTTGTTTGACATACGTCGCTTTATTTGGATACATAGTATTTTTCGTAAAGGCAATTTGGAGCCGATATTATGCTGTGCTTTCAGATAAGAACGTTTCGTTCTTCAGTTAATGTAACCAGCTCCTTGTACTTTTTAGCAAGCCGCGCTCCGAGTGTATCTTCCCATTTTTTTACAAATGGAATATTGTTGAGCGAATTCAAACCGGTTACCTCTACCGCAGTACCTGTAAAAAATGCACCGTCGGCATTAAATACATCTTCAGGAGTAAACAGTTTTTCCTTTAACGTAAAGCCCAGTTCTTGGCATAATTCAAACATTGTAGCACGGGTTATTCCGGGGAGTATGTTGCCTTTGGGTGGTGTGTATAATATTCCGTTCTTTTCGTAAAAGAAATTTGCACCTGATCCTTCGGCTACAAAACCATTTGGGTCAAGTAGCAATGCATCGTTGTATCCTTTTGAACGTGCTTCGCAGGTGGCTAATATTGAATTAATATAATGACCAGTAACTTTGGCTTCCACATGACAGGAATGCGGGTTCGGTCTTTGATAGCTGGAAACGCCAATATCGAGAAGTTCTGATCCTAGATATTTCCCCCATTCCCAAGCGCAGATGAATATATTTATTTCGTTTCCTTCGGTGAGTGACATATTTGGCCCGCAATACACAAGCGGACGGATGTAGGCATCACTCAGGTTGTTTTCTTTCAGCAGTTTATAGGTAATGGAGGTTAGTTCTTCTACAGTGTATGGAACATGAATATGCACTTTTGAAGCTGAATAGATTAACCGTTCATAGTGTTCCTTTACCTTGAAGATACTAGTGCCATGTGGTGTATGATAACTTCTTATCCCTTCAAATACACCGTATCCGTAATGAAGGGTTTGTGAGTAGAGGCCGGTGGTGGCTTCGGTGGCTGGCAGAAAACTGCCGTTTAAAAATACTTTGGTGTTAGGTTGGTAGTACATGTGTTTTGTGTGGTGTTGAGATATAAAAAAAGCTCCTTACTTGTTAGAGAGAAGGAGCTTCATAATGAGCAATTTTCCTCCATCTTCATTAAAGAGGGATGATATTGACAATGAAGGATGTATTTTTTGCAGGTTGCATTTTGCTTCTGGATTACTTCGGCAAACATATACGCTCCTTTGTGTAAGCACAAATAATATTTTTTATATATTAGTGCGTCTGATTAAGTAAAATTATGTCCGCTTCAAAATCTCATCCCTGCTTCTTGCTTGTTAAATCAATGACTATGTCTGAAAAAAGATATTATAAAATTTGGTCATCGAGGCATATTATAGGGAGTCAGAATAAGTATATTTCATTATTTGATGCACTCGACTCTCAGGTTGAAGAAAATGATGTGCTTTTAAAGGTTGAGTTGAAAAAGCAAAATATCAACGTCGATTATCTTTCTGCTGATAAGAATTACTTGTATCATCATATTCTTAAATCCCTTAACTCCTTTCATTCCTCAAAAAGTCTTAGTCTTGAAATAAAAGAGATTTTGATTTCAGTAGAAATCCTTTTTAGTAAAGGGATTTATGACCAATGTCTGAAATTGATTAAGCGGGCTAAGGGGCTGGCACTTTCCATAGAAAATTTTCAACTACTGCTTGATATCCTTGTCTGGGAGCGTAAATGCCTGGGGTATTCACAAGGTATAAAAGTAGCCTATCAGGCAAATAAGGAGATATCTGTTTATTCGAAGCAGGCGGTAAATCAGAAAAAGTATTCGGATATCTTTTTTCGGATAGCCTTGCTCAGGCAACGTTACAATAAAGGAGAAAAGTCGATTGTGTTTGAAAAGCTTAAGAAAATAATGGATAATCCCCTCTTGGAAAATGAGGAGAATGCACTTTCTTTTTCGGCGCTAGTGCGTTTTCATCAGATTTATTCGCTGTTTTATTTTATAAAAGACGATAAGGAAAAAGAACTCGTACATACACTTCGACTGATTGATTTAATAGACAGTAATGAAATCTACTGGAATGAAAATCCGCTTGATTATGTTACGATATACAGTCGTCTCCTTGCATTGAAAAGAGGTAAAGGACGTAAAGAAATAGAAGCTGATTTGCGGAAGATGCGTGCATTTCCTGATCGTGTGAAAATTTCGAGACAAACAATAATCGACAGGGTTTTTGTGTACTCATCCATGTCTGAACTGGCTATGCTTATTGAACATAAAGACTTTTCATCTGGTTATGTCTTAATAAAAGGGATTGCCCTCCAACTTGAAAAAATTGCCACGCCTATGGAGAAAGGCTATTACATTTCGATGTACTATATGTTTGGATATATATGTTTTGCTATGGGTAAGTTTCACGAGTCACTAAAATATTTTAATCACGTGATTAATAGCTTTAAAGAAGATCAGCGACCAGATATTTATTATCAGGCTAAGTTGCTTGGTATGCTCAATCAATATGAGTTGGGCAATTATGAGTTGCTGGGTTATCAGTATAATTCTGTCTATAATTTTTACAGGAAAAGAAGAAGGTTGTATGAGACAGAGAAAGTGGTTCTTGGTTTTTTAAAGCAAGCCGAAGGAGCGCATCTCAATCATACAATTCAACACTTACTCACGGAGCTTCACAAGAGTCTGAATGAAATAGCTGTTAATAGTTTTGAGCGTAATGCATTGAATTTATTTGACTTTACTTTTTGGGCACAAGCACGAATAAAGGGCAAAACAATGAATGAATTTTCAGGACAACGTATCAGGCAATAGTTGTTTGTATTACTTGAGATGCAGGACAAACATTTCATTTATACTGAAATACCCAGCACCAGTACATCATCAACCTGCTGTAAATTACCTTTCCACTTGTTAAAGGTGTTTGCAATGATGGTTTGCTGTTCGTTCATGGGTAACTTGTGCAGATTGATCAGTAATTCGTGGAAGCGTTTTACCATGAATTTTTTCCCGCGTTCACCACCAAACTGATCGGCATAGCCATCGGTGCTGAGATAAATGCAGTCGTTCGGTTCGAGAATAAGCGTGTGTGAAACAAATGCCGGGGGCAATGCATGCATATCGCCGGCAATGGCTCGTTTAACCGGTTTTATTTCATGTAATGAGCTGTTGCGGA from Bacteroidota bacterium includes the following:
- the ilvD gene encoding dihydroxy-acid dehydratase, with translation MSNKLNRYSATLTQDPTQPGSQAMLFGIGLKEADFDKAQVGIVSTGYEGNTCNMHLNGLALDVKKGVADHGLVGLIFNTIGVSDGIANGTSGMKYSLVSREIIADSIETVVNAHWYDGVIAVVGCDKNMPGSLIAMGRLNRPSIMVYGGTIHSGSHNGEKLNIVSAFEALGQKFSEKISDFDFKAIIRNACPGAGACGGMYTANTMASAIEALGMALPYSSSNPAMSLEKKHECAEAGKYMRILLEKNICPSDIMTFRAFENAIRLVMVLGGSTNAVLHLIAMARSVGVKLNLDDFQRLSNNTPCLADLKPSGKYLMEDLHHAGGIPAVMKLMLEKGMLHGDCLTVTGKTVAENLRDANPLAEGQTIIATPEHPVKPAGHIQVLYGNLAPEGAVAKISGNEGEFFCGNAVVFDNETDAIQGISSGKVKEGNVIVIRYAGPKGGPGMPEMLKPTSAIMGAGLGKKTALITDGRFSGGTHGLVVGHITPEAQDGGPIALIQNNDLISIDAVNNTLTLHLSEEEFTLRRTTYTPKEVPVKNGTLLKYYKTVQSASEGCVTDE
- a CDS encoding branched-chain amino acid transaminase, whose protein sequence is MYYQPNTKVFLNGSFLPATEATTGLYSQTLHYGYGVFEGIRSYHTPHGTSIFKVKEHYERLIYSASKVHIHVPYTVEELTSITYKLLKENNLSDAYIRPLVYCGPNMSLTEGNEINIFICAWEWGKYLGSELLDIGVSSYQRPNPHSCHVEAKVTGHYINSILATCEARSKGYNDALLLDPNGFVAEGSGANFFYEKNGILYTPPKGNILPGITRATMFELCQELGFTLKEKLFTPEDVFNADGAFFTGTAVEVTGLNSLNNIPFVKKWEDTLGARLAKKYKELVTLTEERNVLI